From one Sparus aurata chromosome 16, fSpaAur1.1, whole genome shotgun sequence genomic stretch:
- the ky gene encoding uncharacterized protein ky gives MSATVASQKFSFPFSCAARLSRPDEVTQAGCVQVKALALHDLQETTILSSPVAVIGALVHGENQGQEGPKPPPKGENFAAAQVLVRAESSQSALLSRQSVFEKLAVESEDQRPAAKRQLSSESAARTITAVKKSAVRKEAEEPRHLKPKSFMGQRASLCAGVGGKRRRRKDLFTNSEVFHRVDSHVIRTGAELKEKRVHDVKVIVQSITQGARSELERLRAIWVWLCHNIEYDVGGYLGHSEKLCSPEEVIAAGRGVCCGYSSLCTEMCREVGIECQEVPGHSKGIGYRQGQSLKNVKSDHLWNAVLLGGQWFLLDACWGAGRVDMEHESFVKRFDDFYFLTDPEEFIDSHFPDEDKWQLLDVSISLEEFERRVFKTSAFFTMGLRLIQPHHCYIITDDGEANVSLGFSRPTTFTHEITQHQDLLHCGASEQRESGNSSYGLLTVSHRNMKLQLLPPATGVYDVKVFARPEAATTPLIWVCSFTLECPIPRAMEEIPENPFLSWGLQPVAGSLGVAGSSQGSEVAEVEEGVFELALKTSRPLMVLCELVHPQLDAAVAKRCLVTQIQPNVLTCHVLCPVRGFYRLSVFVRDYEKTEVKFQNAANFLLHCKGKVAGPDELFPPNLGSACGPGTRTTEAGLSKFSHTTALVSTQQGKCNITFHNQRDLELHTVLVREENKTAALPLSRYLFCTYTDSKVTVSVSLPDPGVYRLGLYAKLTPGGDFNPMCDFVLRNSCDQPGPPFPCVYAAWRKGCVLFEPRVGLLEPLSWVRFRVRIPGAQRVSVVGETRTDLKLNKSRVWEGDVSTGNGLQQLKLAAASGESSDMDVLMTFDVKQLEREV, from the exons ATGTCGGCTACAGTCGCATCTCAGAAGTTCTCCTTCCCCTTCTCCTGTGCTGCACGCCTTTCCCGGCCAGATGAGGTGACCCAGGCGGGATGCGTTCAGGTGAAGGCCCTGGCCCTCCACGACCTTCAGGAGACGACAATCTTAAGCAGCCCTGTTGCGGTTATAGGAGCTCTGGTGCATGGTGAGAACCAGGGTCAAGAAGGTCCAAAGCCTCCTCCTAAAGGGGAGAACTTCGCAGCCGCCCAGGTCCTGGTCCGTGCCGAATCCTCCCAGAGTGCACTGCTCTCCAGGCAGAGTGTGTTTGAGAAGCTGGCGGTTGAAAGCGAAGACCAGCGTCCCGCCGCGAAGAGGCAGCTGTCGTCCGAGAGCGCAGCCAGGACCATCACAGCGGTGAAGAAGAGCGCGGTGAGGAAGGAGGCCGAGGAGCCGAGGCACCTGAAACCAAAGTCATTCATGGGACAGAGGGCGTCACTGTGCGCCGGGGTCGGAGGGAAGAGGAGGCGTCGAAAGGACCTCTTCACCAACTCTGAAGTCTTCCACAGGGTTGATTCACACGTCATCAGGACCGGAGCAGAG CTGAAGGAAAAGCGCGTCCATGATGTAAAGGTGATCGTTCAGAGCATCACGCAGGGAGCGAGGAGCGAGCTGGAGAGACTTCGCGCCATCTGGGTCTGGTTGTGCCACAATATCG AGTACGATGTGGGCGGATACCTGGGACACTCGGAGAAGCTGTGCTCTCCAGAGGAGGTGATCGCAGCCGGGCGGGGTGTGTGCTGCGGCTACTCCAGCCTCTGTACGGAGATGTGCAG AGAGGTGGGCATCGAGTGTCAAGAAGTGCCAGGCCACAGTAAGGGCATCGGGTACCGCCAGGGCCAGAGCCTCAAGAATGTGAAATCCGATCACCTGTGGAACGCCGTGCTTCTGGGAGGACAGTGGTTCCTATTGGACGCCTGTTGGGGAGCAGGACGAGTGGACATGGAGCACGAGAGTTTCGTCAAAAG GTTCGATGATTTCTATTTCCTAACGGACCCAGAGGAGTTCATAGATTCACACTTCCCCGATGAGGACAAATGGCAGCTTCTGGACGTGTCCATCAGCCTGGAGGAGTTTGAGAGGAGGGTCTTCAAGACCTCAGCCTTCTTCACCATGGGGCTCCGGCTGATTCAGCCGCATCACTGTTACATCATCACAG ATGACGGCGAGGCGAACGTGTCGCTCGGCTTCTCCAGGCCGACAACCTTCACCCACGAGATCACACAGCACCAGGATCTTCTCCACTGTGGAGCTTCAGAGCAGAGAGAGTCCGGCAACTCCTCCTACGGCCTCCTGACGGTCTCGCATCGGAACAtgaagctgcagctcctgcCGCCCGCCACCGGAGTGTACGATGTGAAGGTCTTTGCCAGACCTGAAGCGGCCACCACGCCTCTGATCTGGGTCTGCTCCTTCACACTCGAGTGTCCGATCCCCAGGGCCATGGAGGAGATCCCGGAGAACCCGTTCTTGTCGTGGGGGCTGCAGCCCGTTGCAGGATCTCTGGGCGTCGCGGGCAGCAGCCAGGGCAGCGAGGTGGCCGAGGTGGAAGAAGGCGTCTTTGAATTGGCGTTGAAGACATCCAGGCCTCTGATGGTGCTGTGTGAGCTGGTGCACCCACAGCTGGACGCTGCCGTGGCCAAGCGGTGCCTGGTCACTCAGATTCAACCGAACGTCCTCACCTGCCACGTCCTGTGCCCCGTGCGAGGCTTCTACCGGCTGTCAGTGTTCGTGCGGGACTACGAGAAAACGGAAGTCAAGTTCCAGAACGCTGCAAACTTCCTGCTGCACTGCAAAGGGAAGGTGGCCGGTCCGGATGAGCTCTTCCCTCCTAACCTCGGTTCCGCGTGTGGGCCCGGAACCCGCACGACAGAGGCGGGACTGTCCAAGTTCAGCCACACGACAGCGCTGGTGAGCACCCAGCAAGGCAAGTGCAACATCACCTTCCACAACCAGCGCGACCTGGAGCTCCACACCGTGCTCGTCAGAGAGGAGAACAAAACGGCAGCCCTCCCACTCTCACGCTACCTCTTCTGCACGTACACAGACAGCAAGGTGACGGTGAGCGTCAGCCTCCCCGATCCTGGGGTGTATCGGCTGGGcctgtatgctaagctaaccccTGGCGGAGATTTCAACCCCATGTGTGACTTTGTTCTGAGGAACAGCTGCGATCAGCCGGGGCCTCCGTTCCCCTGCGTCTACGCAGCCTGGAGGAAAGGCTGCGTGCTCTTTGAGCCTCGCGTGGGCCTGCTGGAGCCCCTCTCGTGGGTCCGCTTCAGGGTGAGGATCCCCGGGGCCCAGAGGGTGAGCGTGGTGGGAGAGACGAGAACTGATCTCAAACTGAACAAGAGCAGAGTCTGGGAGGGCGACGTCTCCACCGGAAACGGTCTCCAACAACTCAAACTGGCCGCCGCCTCGGGGGAATCCAGTGACATGGACGTCCTGATGACCTTTGACGTCAAGCAGTTGGAGAGAGAAGTGTGA